The stretch of DNA GCGGACGAGGAGCGGTCCCGCGATGACGGTGGCGATCAGGGTGAGGACGAGGCCGAGACCGAGCAGCGACGCCGCCGACGAGGTCTTCTCCGCCGTGGCGCAGCCGACGAGCGCGGCCGCGCCCGCCGCACCGACCACCGCGCCGACCACGGCGCGGATCTTCAACGGCCGTCCCACGCCCGCGATCTCGGCGTCGGCGAGTGCCGCCATCGGCGATACGTGCGCCGCGCGCCGGGCAGGGAGATACGCCGCGACGAACGTGACGCCGACCCCGACGACGTACGAGGCGACGGGAGTTCCCCAGCCGATGACCATCTCGGTGGACTTCAGGTTCATCCCGAAGGCGCCCATCAGCTCGATGAGCCCGGCCGCGAGGCCGATCCCCGCCGCGAGGCCGACCGTGGAGCCGACCACGCCGAGCAGGAGCGCCTCGGTGAGCACGGAGCGGCGGACCTGCCTGCGGTCGGCGCCGAGCGCGCGCAGCAGGCCCAGTTCGCGGGTGCGCTGCGCGATCAGCATCGAGAAGGTGTTGACGATCAGGAAGATGCCGACCAGGACGGCGATCCCGGCGAAGCCGAGCATCACGTACTTGATGACGTCCAGGAAACCGCCGAGTTCGGACGCCGCGGATTCGGCCTGTTCGTCCGCGGTCTTCAGGTCGTAGCCCGAGCCGAGTTCGGCGGCGAGACGGCGCTTGAGCTCGGTGTCGCTCACGCCGGCTGAGGCGTCCACCGAGATGCCCGTCGCCGCGTCCTTGTCGCCCAGGAGTTCGCGCTGGGCGGTCGGGGTGTCCAGGAAGACCAGGGCCGCGCCGGGGTTGGTGGTGGTGAAGGTGACGATGCCGACGACCTCGACCTTGAACGAGCCCGGCGCGGCGAGCACCGTGAGGGTGTCGCCGATCTCCACGTCCTTCTTGTCGGCCGTGTCCGCGTCGAGCAGCGCCTGGTCCTTGCCGCGCGGTGCGTGCCCCGAGGTCAGCTCGACTGGGCTGCGGTCGGTGACGTACCAGTTCGTGGCGATGGTGGGGGCGCCGGTGGTGGGACCGACCGGGTCGTTCTCGCTGTCGACGACCGTGATGTTCTCGACGGCCGCGTCGACACGGGTCCGTGCGACCCCGTCGACCTCCTTGAGGCGGTCGGCGAGTTTCGCGGGGACCGTCGGCGTCTGCCCCGATGGCACCGCCTCGTCGAGGTTCTCCTTCGGCTCGACGGTCACATCGGCGGACGTCGAGGCGAAGAGCCGGTCGAAGGTGCGGGCCACCGTGTCCGAGAAGATGAGGCTGCCCGCGACGAACGCCACCGAGAGGATCACGGCGAGCGCGGAGAGCAGCAGCCGGCCCTTGTGCGCGAGGAAGCTCCTGAGTGTCGCCTTCAGCATGGCCGCGGACCGCCTCAGTCCCGGTCCGGCGCGCTGTCGGCGCCCTGACCGCCGTCGGCTTCGGCCTGGCTCTCCTGCGGCATCGCGTGGATCACGTCGAACCGTTTGAGGCGTTCCAGGACCGACTCCGCCGTCGGGCGCGGCATCTCGTCGACGATGCGGCCGTCCGCGAGGAAGAGCACCAGGTCGGCATGGGCGGCGGCGCCGGGATCGTGGGTCACCATCACGACGGTCTGCTCCAGCTTGTCGACGGCCTCGCGCAGGAAGCCGAGCACTTCGAGACCCGCGCGCGAGTCGAGGTTGCCGGTCGGTTCGTCCGCGAAGATCAGCTCGGGGCGCGAGGCGAGCGCCCGCGCGCACGCCACGCGCTGCTGCTGGCCGCCGGAGAGCTGGGCGGGCCGGTGCTTGAGGCGGTCGCGCAGGCCGAGCGTCTCGATGACGTGGTCCAGCCAGTCGCGGTCGGGGCGCTGGCCCGCGATGTCCATGGGCAGCGTGATGTTCTCGGCGGCGTTCAGGGTGGGGATGAGGTTGAAGGACTGGAACATGAATCCGATGCGGTCGCGCCGCAGCTGCGTCAGCTCCCGTTCCTTGAGGCCCGTGATCTCGGTGTCGCCGAGCCACACCTGACCCGCGGAGACCGTGTCGAGCCCGGCGAGCAGGTGCATGAGCGTGGACTTCCCCGAGCCGGACGGACCCATGACCGCGGTGAAACGGCCGCGCGCGATGTCCACGTCGACCGAGTCGAGGGCGAGCACGGTGGTCTCGCCCGAGCCGTACGCCTTGGTCAGACCGCGTGCCCGTGCGGCGACCTTGGTGGGCTCCGCAAGGCCTGTGGCCGAAGCCGAAGCAGGTGTGGACAAGGCCGCCTCCTGGGTCGTGGCCGCTCCAACTCCCGTAATCCTGCCGAGAGTAGAGGGTCCGGCCGGGTGCCGGTATCCCTCCAAGGTCGTGAACCGGAGACGTATGTAAGGGGCATCGGCCCGGTGCTCGCCCGGCCCGTCCGCGCGCCCCTGCGCGCTCCCGCTGCCCTCTTGCCGGTGCTAGCGCCCCGGCGCTAGCTTGAGGGCATGGCGAAGACCCAGCTGAACGTGCGGGTGGACGAAGGCACCGCCCGGGCCGCGCGCGAGCGAGCGCTCGCCCGCGGGATGAGCGTGAACCGCTACATCGAGGAACTGGTCAAACAGGACGCGGGCGAGATCGGCCACACCTTCGTCGAGGCCGCCGCCGACTTTATGAAGCAGTACGAATCCGTCTTCGCCGAAGAGTTCGGTGCTGAGCGCGAGGGTCGTCGTTAAGCCCTTGAACCTCAGAATCGATCTTGCCTGGCTGTTGATGATCGCCGAACACAAGACGCCCGGAGACCCGCAGGTCACCGACTGGGGTGCCCTGGTGGCCGCCGTCAGCCGGCACGAGGCGGAGATCTTCGGCGTGCCCGTCTACGAAAGCCCGCACGACCGCGCCGCCGCCCTGCTCCAGGTCCTTCTGCACATCCCGGCCCTGGAACGCTCCAACGCCCTCTTCGCCTCGTCCGCCGCCTACGCCTATCTGGTCGCAAGCGGCGTCAAGGTCGTCACCTCGCCCGAGCAGGTGCGCGAACTGGCCCGCCTGGTGAAGGAGGACGGGGCGAGCGTGCACGCCATCGCGGAGGAGCTGCGGAAATGGAGCCTCTAGCCTTCGGGCGCCTTGTGGGGAGCCGTCGCCCGGCGGGACCTCAGAGGCCGGTGGCCCGCGGGTGCCGCGGCTCGTACAGGCCGACCTCGCCGCCGCCCGGCAGCTTGAAGCGGGTGAGCAGGCCCCAGCCCGCGTCGGTGACCGGCTGGGTGAACTTCACGCCTCCGGCGGTCAGTTCCCGCACCGTCGCCTCCACGTCGTCGCACATCAGATACAGCTCGTGCGATTCCGGACCCGGCGTGGGATGGACCGCGGCCTCCGCCGGCGGCAGCTTGAAGATCAGCCAGCCGCCGCCCGCGTCGACGTGGGGGTACTCCAGTACGTCCCGGAAGAAGGCCCGGTCGGCTTCGGCGTCGTTGCTGTAGATGATGAGGTGCGCGCCATTGATCATGCGGCGAGGATAAGTTCGGCGGGAGAGAGCCGCATTCCAGGAGGACGCCCATGCCTGCCGCCATCCAGCCGATGATCATCACCCCGGATCTCGACCGCCTGCTGCGCTTCTACCAGGAGCTGCTCGGGGCCGAGGAGGTGTCGAGGACTCCGGAGGAGGGGCCCGCGTTCTTCGTGGATCTGCGCATCGGCGACTCGGAGCTCGGCGTGGTCTCGGACACGAGCGTGCCGCTCGACACCCCGCAGCGCATTCTGCTGAGCGTGGCGGTGCAGGCCGTCGACGACCTCCTGGAGCGGGTGGACTCCCTCGGCGGTGAGACGCTCGGGCCTGCCAACGACATGCCGTGGGGGCAGCGGGTCGCGCACATCAAGGACCCGGACGGCAACGCGGTCAACCTCACGCAGCTGATCTGAGGCGCCGCCACGGGTCAGTCGTCGGTCTCCGGCCGCCGGGCGGTGCCGAGCACGCAGTAGGAGGGAGGCAGCCGCGGACCCTTCGGGGGCACGAGCAGCCTCCGGTACGGGCCGATCTCGAAGCCCGCGGCGCGCAGGGCGGCCAGGGGGTCCCGCGCGACGTGACAGCCGCCGAAGAGCAGGGGCCAGACCGTGCGGTCCAGAATGCGCTGCGTGGCCGCCATCGCCGCGCCCGGAGCCACGCCGTGCTCGAAGAACCGCAGCTCGCCGCCCGGCCGCAGGACGCGCCGCAGCTCGCCGAGCGCACGGGGCACGTCGCGCACGCTGCACAGCACCAGCGAGGCCACGGCGCCGTCGAAGGCCTCGCTCTTGACGGGCAGCGCCTCGGCGGCGCCGGGCACGACGTCGACCGGTACGTCGGCCCGCACCGCCGCGGACGCGGCCAACTGGCGCAGAATACGCTCCGGTTCGATGGCCACGACCTCGGAGACCGCCGCCGGATAGTGCGCGAAGTTCAGGCCGTTCCCCGCGCCGACCTCGATCACACGACCGGAGAGACCGGCGAGCAGCTCTTTGCGGTACGTGGCGATGAGACGCTCGGCGGCCACGCTCTGACGGGCGTAGAACCGGGCGAAAACGGGATGGTGCACCGCGTCCCGTGACGCGGCTTTGGCGAAGCGAGGTGACATGGGCCCTCCTCGACGGCACGAGCGGATACCGCAATGGTGCCCCGGCACGGCCGGTTTCCCCCTACGCCGACGCGGACGACCCACTCGCGCCGCCCTGCGCGCGAGGCCTTCGTGACAGGTGGGCGCCGAGGTGCGGCACGAGGCGCCCCCGCGCACCGGGTCTGCCGTCCGGACCTCAGTGGGTAGCCCCGAGCGCCGGTCCTTCCGGTGTCTCGCGCGTGGTGAACGCCGCTTCGTCCCACCTGCCGCCCAGCTGCGGCGCCAGCCAATCGTGCGCCCGGGCCCGGAAGTCGGCGCGCGCGAGGGAGCCCGCGCCCTGCGGTACCGCGCCGAGCAGCGGTGCGTCCGCCGCCCGTGGCAGGTCCGCCAGGTTGCAGCGCGATGCCAGGTCCGGGGTGGCGGGCCAGTTGCCGATCGTCACGCCCAGGGGGGCGAGACCGCGGGCTCGCAGTGCCTCCGCCGTGAGTGCCGTCGAGTTCAGCGTGCCGAGTCCCGCCGGCGCGACCACCAGGACCGGGGCCGTCAGGAGACGCGCCGCGTCGGCGAGGGTGGCGCCCTCGTCGTCGTAGTGGACGAGCAGACCGCCCGCGCCCTCGACCAGGACCAGGTCGTGCTCCGTCGACAATTTCTGCGCCGCCTCGGCCACTTCGTACGGTCGCACCGGCTCCATGCCCGCCCGCCGCGCGGCGGTGTTCGGCGCCAACGGCTCGGGGAAGCGGGCGAGTTCGAGGGTCGTGATCTCGTCGCCCGCCAGCCGCTTCACCTCTTCCGCGTCGCCCGGCTCGCCGGGTGCCACCCCCGTCTGCGCGGGCTTGAGCATCGCGACGCTGCGCCCCGAGGCGAGCGCGAGGGTGGCCACCGCCGCAGTCGTCACCGTCTTGCCGATCTCGGTGCCCGTCCCGGACACCACGATGACCGTCACGTCAGCCCTCCTTCGCCGCCGCGCACACCGCGCGCCCGATCCGTGCCACGTCGTCGTCGCTCGTGATGAACGGCGGCATCGTGTAGATGAGGTCGCGGAACGGCCGCACCCACACTCCCTCGCGCGTCGCGGCGCGGGTGGCGGCCTCCATGTCCACGGCGTGGTCCAGCTGTACAACACCGATCGCGCCGAGCACGCGTACGTCACGGACGCCCGGCAGTGCGGCCGCCTCGGCCAGCGTGCCGCGCAGGCCCGCCTCGATGCGTTTGACCTCGGTCTGCCAGTCCTGCCCGAGCAGCAGCTCGATCGAGGCGGCGGCCACCGCGGTGGCCAGCGGATTGCCCATGAACGTCGGGCCGTGCGCCAGGACCGGCACCTCGCCCCGGGAGATGCCGTCCGCGACCCGCGGCGTGCACAGCGTCGCCGCCAGCGTCAGATAGCCGCCGGTCAGCGCCTTGCCCAGGCACATCACATCGGGCGTGACACCGGCGTGGTCCGCGGCGAACAGCGCGCCCGTACGGCCGAACCCCGTGGCGATCTCGTCGAACACGAGCAGCACGTCGTGCTCGTCGCAGGCCTCCCGCAGCACCCGCAGATAGGCGGGGGAGTGGAACCGCATACCGCCCGCCCCCTGCACCACCGGCTCCACGATCACACCGGCGAGCTCGTCGGCGTGGCGCCCGATCACCTCCCGCAGGTGGTCGGCGTAGGCATCGTCGTACGCCTCGAAACCCGCGGGCGGCGCGTCCGCGAACACCTGCTGGGGCAGCGCCCCCTGCCACAGCTCGTGCATGCCGCCCTTGGGGTCGCACACGGACATGGGCTGCCAGGTGTCCCCGTGGTAGCCGCCGCGCCAGGTCAGCATCCGCCGCTTGGCCGGGCGGCCGAGCGAGCGCCAGTGCTGCAGGCACATCTTGACCGCGACCTCGACCGACACCGAACCGGAGTCGGCGAGGAAGACATGCTCGAGCCCGTCCGGCGATATGTCGACAAGACGCTTCGCGAGGCGGACGGCGGGCTCATGGGTGAGCCCGCCGAACATGACATGGCTCATCCGGTCCAGCTGGCCGCGCACCGCGTCGTTGAGCACGGGGTGGTTGTAGCCGTGGATCGCCGACCACCAGGACGACATGCCGTCGACCAACTCGCCCCCGTCGCCCGCGAGTCGCAGCCGCACACCACTCGCCGCCTCTACGACCAGGGGCTCCTGGCGGCCAGGCATCGGGCCGTACGGGTGCCACACGTGACGGCGGTCGAGGTCGAGCAGCTCGGGCACGGAGAAGTCAGGCATTGGGCGCCAGATCCGTTCCCGCGCCCCGGCGGCGTACCGCCACCAGATCCGTGCGCGCCTCGGACGTCTCACCCTCCGCGGCCACGACCGGCTCGGGCTCGGACGAGCCGCACGGCCCGCAGCCGCCCCCGCCCTCGCCGTGCGACCCGCACCCCGCGGCCGCCAGCGCGTCCGCGCGGTGCTCCGGCAGCGTCACCGTGTCCGTGCCCTCGACCTCGAAGCCGGCGTCCGCGATCATCTCCAGGTCGGTCTTGCCTGCCTGGCCCTCACTGGTCAGGTAGTCGCCCAGGAAGATCGAGTTGGCGAGGTGCAGCGCCAGGGGCTGCATCGTGCGCAGGTGCACCTCGCGGCCGCCCGCGATGCGGACCTCCACGTCGGGGCAGACGAAGCGGACCATCGCGAGGATGCGCAGGCAGCGCTGCGGGGTGAGGTTCCACTCCTTGGCGAGCGGGGTGCCCTCGAAGGGGATCAGGAAGTTGACCGGCACCGAGTCAGGGTCGAGGTCGCGCAGCGCGTAGACCACGTCCACCAGGTCCTCGTCCGTCTCGCCCATGCCCGCGATCAGACCCGAGCAGGCGGAGAGGCCCGCGGCCTGCGCCTGCTGCACGGTGTCCACGCGGTCGGCGTACGTGTGGGTCGTGGTGATCTCGCCGTACGTCCCCTCGGACGTATTGAGATTGTGGTTGTACGCGTCCGCGCCCGCCGTGCGCAGTTTGTCCGCCTGGCCCGCGGAGAGCAGCCCGAGGCACGCGCACACCTCGACGCCTTCGTTCTGCTCCTTGATCGCCTCGATGGTCTGTGAGACCCGGTCGACGTCACGGTCGGTCGGACCGCGGCCACTGGCGACCAGACAGACCCGCTTGGCGCCGCCCGCCACCCCGGCCGCCGCGGCCTGCGAGGCCTCGTCGGGCTTGAGCCAGGTGTACTTGAGGATGCCGGCCGTCGAGCCGAGGCGCTGCGAACAGTACGAGCAGTCCTCCGGGCAGAGGCCCGACTTGAGGTTGACCAGATAGTTGAGTTTCACCCGGCGCCCGAACCACTGCCGCCGTACCTTCCCGGCGGCGGAAACCACGTCGAGAAGCTCGTCGTCGGAGGTGGCCAGCACGGCCAGCGCCTCTTCACGGGTCGGCAGCTCGCGCCGAAGCCCCTTGTCCACCAGCGTGTTCAGCAGATCCATGGCGCTGATCCTTACGTACGAGAGCCTCGCTTTCCAAGGAGAGTTCGCACAACAGAAACGCTGAGAGGTGTGGGTATTGCCACATCCTGGCCCGGTGGCCGGACGGCTAGGGTCTGTGCACTGTCTACAAACCGGCCAATCCTTACGACCCGGAGGGGACCCATGGCGAGCTCGCCGTTCGACTGGATCGACGAGCAGGCGAGCCTGCGCGCACGGGCCGGACTCGTCCGCACCCTGCGCCCCCGCCCCGCCGACGCGGGCGGTCTCCTCGACCTGGCCAGCAACGACTACCTGGGCCTGGCAAGGCACCCCGAGATCACCGAGGGCGCGGCAGCCGCGGCCCGGCGCTGGGGAGGCGGAGCGACCGGTTCGCGCCTGGTGACCGGCTCCACCGAACTGCACGCGGAACTGGAACGCGAGCTCGCCGAGTTCTGCGGCTTCGAGGCCGCTCTGGTCCTTTCCTCCGGATATGCCGCGAACCTCGCCGCCGTCACCGCCCTCGCCCCGCACGGTTCGCTGATCGTCTCGGACGCGGGCAACCACGCCTCGCTGATCGACGGCTGCCGCCTGGCGCGCGGTACGACGCAGGTGGTGCCGCACGCCGACCCCGAAGCGGTGCGCAAGACGCTGGACGCGCACGCGGGGCCCGCGGTCGTCGTGTCGGACACGGTCTTCTCGGTCGACGGCGACGCGGCTTCGCTGACCGAACTCAGTTCTGTCTGCGGGGAGTTCGGTGCCGGTCTCGTCGTCGACGACGCCCATGGGCTCGGTGTGCTCGGGGACGGCGGCCGTGGCGCCCCGCAGGCGGCCGGACTCGCGGGCACCGCCCACACCGTGGCCACGGTCACCCTGTCGAAGTCCTTCGGCAGTCAGGGCGGTGCGGTCCTCGGGCCCGCCAAGGTCATCGACCATCTGGTCAACGCGGCCCGGACGTTCATCTTCGACACGGGGCTCGCTCCCGCCGCCGCGGGCGCGGCACTCGCGGCCCTGCGGCTGCTTCGCAGGGAGCCGGAGCGCGCCGCGCGGGCGCGCTCGGTCGCGGCCGAGCTGCACGAACGCCTCACGGCGGAAGGTCTCACGGCGGTACGCCCCGACGCCGCCGTCGTCTCCGTACGCGCACCCTCACCAGAAGCGGCCGTGCGGTGGGCCGCCGACTGCCGGGGCGCGGGCCTCGCCGTCGGCTGCTTCCGTCCGCCGTCGGTGCCCGACGGCATCTCACGGCTGCGGCTGACCGCCCGTGCGGATCTCACCGACGCACAGATCGCCGATGCCGTACGAGTGATCAGCCGCGCCGCACCCCGGTAGTCACCGGAGGCCGTGGACGAAGGCCTCCCATGTCGCGGGTGAGAAGAGCAGGGCGGGCCCTGCCGTGTTCTTCGAGTCGCGCACGGCGAGCAGCCCCTGCTTCGGCCCTGAAGCGAGAGGGGCTGTCTCCACGCAGTTGTTCATGCCGTTGCTGCGGCTACTGCGGTACCACCGTGCGCCGTGCAGAGATGTGCTGGAAGGTACGTGCCGAGGCAGTGCAGTCATGGTGCCCCCTTACGCGCCGTCACGTATCCCGGCGATGTGATCCGTTGATTCCTCGGGTGAAAGTGCCTTTCTCTGAAGGGAGTTGAAGGCCTCCGTGTATGCCTGAAGGTCTTCTTTCCGTTCGAGGTAGAGGCTACTCGTCAAGTGGTCGAGAACAACCACATCCAGATCAGCAATGTTCGGAAATGAGAAGATAACGAAAGAGCCGATGAGACCCACGTGCTCTCCGGCGGCGAACGGCAGCACCTGAAGTCGTACATGGGGCAACTGTGCGGCTTCTAGTAACCGTTTCAACTGACCCGCTAGCACCTGGTTGCCGCCCACCGGCCGGTGCAGCACCGCCTCGTCCAGAATCACGCTCAGTCGCAGCGGCGGAGCCGTGCGCAGTACGTCCTGACGTGCCAGACGCACCTCCACCAGCGTGTCCACCTGCTCGTCCGGCAGCCCGTCGAGCGCGGCCCGCGTCACCGCACGCGCGTAGTCCGGCGTCTGGAGAAGGCCGGGCACGACGGTGGTCTCCAGGGTGCGCATCCGACAGGCCTGTGACTCCAGGCTGATGAAGTCGCGGTATGCGGGCGGCAGCAGCTCGCGATAGGCGTGCCACCAGTGGCGGCGTCCACCGTCGTCGTCCGAGCCCGCCAATGCCACCAGCAACTGGCGGAGTTGGGGGTCCCCCACCTCGTACGCATCGAGCAGCAGTCCTACGTCGGCCGCCTTGACGCTGCTACGCCCCGTCTCGATCCGGCTGACCTTCGACTGATGCCAGCCGACCCGGCCCGCCGCCTGGCCGCTGGTGAGCCCGGCGCGCGTGCGCAGCGCACGCAGTTCGGCGCCGAGTTTCCGGCGGCGCACCGCGGGACCGTACCGCATGTCCGTCTCCTTCCCGACGGAGTGTTCCCTTTTCCGGCCTCCCCGAGCCTCTTCAGGGGCGACAGTAGAGGAAGCGCCGACCTCGCGCCCAAATACGGTCTCTCGTAGCAGAGTTCACCGCTTTGAGCGACAGATATATGCACATCTTGGTGGATGGACACCTGTGAGGGGTCCAAGAGTGGCAGGCTGGCGCGAAGCACCATTCCGGGACTGTCCTCGTGCCTTCGCTACGGGTCGGAGCCGAGCCCCGGTGGGAAAGGGACAACGTCGCCATGGCAGACCTTCAGGAAGCATCCGTCACCCTGCCGAGCGATCCTGCCTCGGTCTCCGCGGCCCGCAAATACGTCTCGAGCATCCTTGCCGAGTGGGGCCTGCCGGGCGAGACCGAAGCGGCCGACACGGTCCGGCTCATCGTCTCCGAACTGGCCACGAACGCCGTCCAGCACACCCGGGGCGAGTCGCCCACCTTCAGGGTGGACATCGAGCTGGACCGGGACGAGCAGCTGCGCATCGGCGTGACCGACAGCCATCCCCGCTACCCCAAGCGGCTGCCCGCCGCAGTCCAGCAGGACAACGGCCGCGGCCTGGTGATCATCCGCTGGCTGACCATGGAGTGCGGCGGCAGGCTGTCGGTCGCGCCCACCCCCGAGGGCGGCAAGACCGTCTGGATCGCGCTGCCGTGGACCGCGCCGGTCCGCGACGGGGCCACGGCGCCCTCGGCCTCGCCCTCACCCCGCTGAGCGTCCGAAGGCACCCCGGAGCAGGGCCCGGAAGGTGTCCGCCGCCGGATGCGGCTCGTCGACGCGGTGGACGACCGAGATCGTGCGGCGCAGACTGCCGGGCTCCAGCGGCCTCGTCCCCACCGGTGTCGCCGCCGTCCGCGCCACCATCTCCGGTACGACGGCGACGCCGAGCCCGGCGCTGACGAGCGCGCACACCAGCGCGTAGCCCGGAGTCTCGACCAGGACCGAGGGCGTCGCGCCGGCCCGCACGAGCGCGGACTCCACGCCCTGCCGTGGCGGATGCGTCGGCGCCATGCTGATGAGCGGCTGACCGGCGAGCTCGCTCAGGGGCAGCCGCGAGGGGGAGTTCGCGAGCGCGTGTCCGGGGGAGGTCACCAGGACGAGCTCCTCGACCAGGATCGGCTCCGCGGTCACGGACGCGGGCAGCGGCACCGGATCCGCGGGCTCGTACGTGTGCGTGAGGGCCAGGTCGACCTCGCCCGCCGCCACGGCCGCGATGCCGAGCGGCGGTTCATAGCCCCGTACCGTCAGATCGATGTCCGGATGGGCGCGGCGGAACGCGGTCAGCGCGGGCGGCACCAGATGGATCCCGGCCGTGGTGAAGGTCCCCACGCGCAGCCTGCCGCCGGAAAGGCCCGCAAGCTGGGCCAGTTCGTGCCGGGCCTGCTCCATCTCGTCAAGGACCCTGCGCGCCCGCGCGAGCAGCAGCTCACCGGCACCGGTCAGCCGTGCGCCACGGTGGTGCCGGACCAGGAGCGCGGTGCCCGCCTCCCGTTCCAGCTTGGCCAGCTGCTGGGAGAGGGCGGGCACGGTGTAGCCGAGGCGTTCGGCGGCGCGGGTGATCGACCCGGCCTCGGAGACCGCCACCAGTGCGGCGAGCCGCGTCGGGTCGTACATGGTCTCTCCCGGTGCAGGAGCCGGCGGGAGGTGCGGTGTCCGTCGGCGTGGGGCTAAAGGCCTGCTTAAGGCAGACCCAGGATATTCCACATACCTGCTGAAGGCAGAAGTACGCCAGCCTTGACGCCATGGACGCACAACTGGTCGCCTTCACCGGAGTCGCCGCGGGCATGGTCGCCATGCCGGGTGCCGACTTCGCCGTCGTGGTGCGCAACGCCCTCGCCTCCCGCCGCGCCGGGGTCACCTGCGCGATCGGTGTGGCGGGCGGGCTCCTGGTGCACACGGCGCTCGCGGTGGCCGGGGTCGCGGCGGTCCTCGCGGCGGTTCCCACGCTCTTCCGGGCGTTGCAGGCCGCGGGCGGGGCCTATGTGCTCTACCTCGGGTATCGCGCGCTGCGGTCGGCGGCGCGGCCGCTGGAGAGCTTCGGCGCCCGGGAGGGTGCGGGACAGGAGGCGGTCGGGGGCAGCCTGCGGCAGGGGTTCTTCACCAACGCCCTCAATCCCAAGGCGCCCATCACCTTCCTCAGCGTGCTGCCCCAGTTCGTCCCCGCGGGCAGCCCCGCGATGCCGAGGACACTGCTGCTCGCGTCCATCATCGTGGCCCTCGCCCTGGTGTGGTTCCCGGTCGTCGCGCTCCTGGTCGACCGCCTCGGGCGGTGGTTGCGCAGGCCGCGCACGGCCCGCGCCATCGAGGGCGGCACCGGCGTCGCGCTCAGCGTGCTCGGCCTGGTGCTCCTCACCGAGGCCCTGGTCGCCTGATGTCGTGCGACGTGCCCGATGCCTTGCCGTCGTCGCCCTCGTCCTCGTTCTTGTCCGCCGCGCCACGCACCAGGAGGGGGAGCAGGCCCCACAGGCCCGCGCACACCACCAGCGTGCCCGCGCTCGCGATGATCCCGCCGGTCCTGCCCACCGCCACGTCGACGACCAGGAGTACGGCGCCGGAGACCGCGAACACCAGGACCCCCAGACCGACGCCGGCGAGGCGGGACGACACCCGCACGATCAGCGGCTTGGCGTGCTGCCCGAACAGCCACCTGTGCACGGCGGCCGGAGCGGTGAACAACGCCGCGGCGAGGACGGCGAGCAGCAGCGTGGTCACGTAGGTGGCGCGCTGCATCGTGTCGAGCGAGGGGAAGCGCTCGGTGAAGGCGAGCGTCAGCAGGAACGCGAAGAGGATCTGCACCCCGGCCTGCGTGACCCGCAGTTCCTGGAGGATCTCCGAGAAATTGCGATCGGCACGTTCGAAGCGCGTCTCGTTGCGCGATGGTTCACCCGCAGTGGAAGAACTGTTGTTTTCGGCCATGGCGCACGAGTATCCGCGTCGACGCGCTCCACGCCTGGCGGGCGCGCCGATCAGAGCGCCGACTGAGCGCCGACTGAGCGGTGGCCGAGCGCCGACCGAGCGGCGACCGAGCGGTGGCAGCGGCCGTGAGGCCACCGCCACCGCCCTCCGACAGGTCAGCTACCGGGGATCAGTGACGGGCCATCAGCGCACCCGGCCGTACGAGACGCTCTTCGTCCAGATCTTCTCGAGCCGCACCACGGTGTTCGACTTGGGGGCGTGCCAGATCCGGCCCTTCCCCGCGTAGATGCCTACGTGGTAGACGTTCCGGCCCGAGTGGAAGAAGACCAGGTCGCCGCGGGCGCGGTTGGACGCGGAGACGTGGCGGGTCTTGTTGTACTGCTGTCCGGCGGTGCGTGGCAGTTTCTTGCCCGCGCGCTTGAACGAGTACTGCGTCAGGCCCGAGCAGTCGAACCGGTTGGGCCCCGTCGCTCCGTAGCGGTACGGCGAGCCCTTCTTGGAGGCGGCGATCTTGAGCGCCTTCGTCCCGTGTGTCGCGGCCTCTGCCTCCGACGTGAGCCCCGGGGCCACGAGGGTGCCGCCTACGACGGCGAGCGTGAGGGCCGATACGGAACCGGCCCTGGTGAGCAGCGACGGAACATGATTCAGCGCGGTCATGCGCAACCCTTCGTCAACCGCCTGTGAAGGATGACCTGTCGGATTCGGGCTG from Streptomyces sp. BA2 encodes:
- the bioD gene encoding dethiobiotin synthase, yielding MTVIVVSGTGTEIGKTVTTAAVATLALASGRSVAMLKPAQTGVAPGEPGDAEEVKRLAGDEITTLELARFPEPLAPNTAARRAGMEPVRPYEVAEAAQKLSTEHDLVLVEGAGGLLVHYDDEGATLADAARLLTAPVLVVAPAGLGTLNSTALTAEALRARGLAPLGVTIGNWPATPDLASRCNLADLPRAADAPLLGAVPQGAGSLARADFRARAHDWLAPQLGGRWDEAAFTTRETPEGPALGATH
- a CDS encoding adenosylmethionine--8-amino-7-oxononanoate transaminase, with translation MPDFSVPELLDLDRRHVWHPYGPMPGRQEPLVVEAASGVRLRLAGDGGELVDGMSSWWSAIHGYNHPVLNDAVRGQLDRMSHVMFGGLTHEPAVRLAKRLVDISPDGLEHVFLADSGSVSVEVAVKMCLQHWRSLGRPAKRRMLTWRGGYHGDTWQPMSVCDPKGGMHELWQGALPQQVFADAPPAGFEAYDDAYADHLREVIGRHADELAGVIVEPVVQGAGGMRFHSPAYLRVLREACDEHDVLLVFDEIATGFGRTGALFAADHAGVTPDVMCLGKALTGGYLTLAATLCTPRVADGISRGEVPVLAHGPTFMGNPLATAVAAASIELLLGQDWQTEVKRIEAGLRGTLAEAAALPGVRDVRVLGAIGVVQLDHAVDMEAATRAATREGVWVRPFRDLIYTMPPFITSDDDVARIGRAVCAAAKEG
- the bioB gene encoding biotin synthase BioB codes for the protein MDLLNTLVDKGLRRELPTREEALAVLATSDDELLDVVSAAGKVRRQWFGRRVKLNYLVNLKSGLCPEDCSYCSQRLGSTAGILKYTWLKPDEASQAAAAGVAGGAKRVCLVASGRGPTDRDVDRVSQTIEAIKEQNEGVEVCACLGLLSAGQADKLRTAGADAYNHNLNTSEGTYGEITTTHTYADRVDTVQQAQAAGLSACSGLIAGMGETDEDLVDVVYALRDLDPDSVPVNFLIPFEGTPLAKEWNLTPQRCLRILAMVRFVCPDVEVRIAGGREVHLRTMQPLALHLANSIFLGDYLTSEGQAGKTDLEMIADAGFEVEGTDTVTLPEHRADALAAAGCGSHGEGGGGCGPCGSSEPEPVVAAEGETSEARTDLVAVRRRGAGTDLAPNA
- a CDS encoding 8-amino-7-oxononanoate synthase, giving the protein MASSPFDWIDEQASLRARAGLVRTLRPRPADAGGLLDLASNDYLGLARHPEITEGAAAAARRWGGGATGSRLVTGSTELHAELERELAEFCGFEAALVLSSGYAANLAAVTALAPHGSLIVSDAGNHASLIDGCRLARGTTQVVPHADPEAVRKTLDAHAGPAVVVSDTVFSVDGDAASLTELSSVCGEFGAGLVVDDAHGLGVLGDGGRGAPQAAGLAGTAHTVATVTLSKSFGSQGGAVLGPAKVIDHLVNAARTFIFDTGLAPAAAGAALAALRLLRREPERAARARSVAAELHERLTAEGLTAVRPDAAVVSVRAPSPEAAVRWAADCRGAGLAVGCFRPPSVPDGISRLRLTARADLTDAQIADAVRVISRAAPR
- a CDS encoding DUF397 domain-containing protein, coding for MTALPRHVPSSTSLHGARWYRSSRSNGMNNCVETAPLASGPKQGLLAVRDSKNTAGPALLFSPATWEAFVHGLR
- a CDS encoding helix-turn-helix domain-containing protein, translating into MRYGPAVRRRKLGAELRALRTRAGLTSGQAAGRVGWHQSKVSRIETGRSSVKAADVGLLLDAYEVGDPQLRQLLVALAGSDDDGGRRHWWHAYRELLPPAYRDFISLESQACRMRTLETTVVPGLLQTPDYARAVTRAALDGLPDEQVDTLVEVRLARQDVLRTAPPLRLSVILDEAVLHRPVGGNQVLAGQLKRLLEAAQLPHVRLQVLPFAAGEHVGLIGSFVIFSFPNIADLDVVVLDHLTSSLYLERKEDLQAYTEAFNSLQRKALSPEESTDHIAGIRDGA